In the genome of Candoia aspera isolate rCanAsp1 chromosome 1, rCanAsp1.hap2, whole genome shotgun sequence, one region contains:
- the LOC134488350 gene encoding GRAM domain-containing protein 2A-like isoform X1 encodes MAKLGIAPRSNSLTLPEISCIPDMSGKNRKSKKKVSEQKKSYSLEEFVAEGLRNKHRARLTRSKTYDASVSKEAERDSVSVQGRTSVSDLMKHAMNFRRVFKDLSEEGELVETFSCAWQREMPYYGRLYISCCHLCFYCSMLRREVKVIIPVPNISVLKKANTVLLVPNAICIRTTEGKKFVFGSIRSRESAYQLLRSVCKHLQDSSQSSSPVTPSISSEHLLKVPLVSISISKESVANHNFPEKTDMADRIQIPDEAPCKQQQQVATQQKAEQTTKSLRSWRTQLCHLNTIIIIYLFLVVLLLCSSGYIGLRIIQLEEQLTSMQSWPELDLQHQYKAS; translated from the exons ATGGCGAAGCTGGGAATCGCCCCGCGCAGTAACAGCCTCACCTTGCCCGAAATCAG CTGCATCCCTGACATGTctggaaaaaacagaaagagcaaaaagaaggtgTCAGAGCAGAAAAAGTCCTACAGCCTGGAGGAATTTGTGGCCGAGGGGCTCCGAAACAAACACCGTGCACGTTTGACTCG ATCTAAAACGTATGATGCGTCTGTCTCCAAAGAGGCTGAGAGGGACTCTGTTTCTGTCCAGGGCAGGACCTCTGTCTCTGAT CTGATGAAGCATGCCATGAATTTCCGCCGTGTCTTTAAAGATCTCTCTGAAGAGGGGGAACTCGTAGAAA CATTTTCGTGTGCCTGGCAACGGGAGATGCCTTATTATGGCCGCCTGTACATCTCTTGCTGTCATCTCTGCTTCTACTGTAGCATGCTTCGACGGGAAGTTAAG GTTATCATTCCAGTGCCAAACATCAGTGTCCTAAAGAAGGCCAACACAGTCTTGTTGGTACCCAACGCCATCTGCATCCGTACAACTGAAGGAAAGAAG TTTGTGTTTGGATCCATCCGGTCACGGGAAAGTGCCTACCAGCTCCTGCGCTCTGTTTGTAAACACCTCCAG GACAGCAGTCAGAGCAGCAGTCCAGTTACACCTTCCATCAGCTCAGAGCATCTTCTGAAGGTACCCCTGGTGAGCATTTCT ATCTCTAAGGAATCAGTTGCAAATCACAATTTTCCAGAGAAAACAG ATATGGCAGACAGGATCCAGATACCAGATGAAGCACCTTGCAAGCAGCAACAGCAAGTGGCAACACAGCAAA AGGCAGAGCAGACTACGAAGTCATTAAGAAGCTGGAGGACTCAGCTCTGCCATCTCAACACTATAATTATTATCTACCTCTTCTT GGTTGTTCTCTTACTTTGTTCTTCGGGCTACATTGGTCTGCGTATTATCCAGCTGGAAGAACAACTGAC
- the LOC134488350 gene encoding GRAM domain-containing protein 2A-like isoform X4, which yields MAKLGIAPRSNSLTLPEISCIPDMSGKNRKSKKKVSEQKKSYSLEEFVAEGLRNKHRARLTRSKTYDASVSKEAERDSVSVQGRTSVSDLMKHAMNFRRVFKDLSEEGELVETFSCAWQREMPYYGRLYISCCHLCFYCSMLRREVKVIIPVPNISVLKKANTVLLVPNAICIRTTEGKKFVFGSIRSRESAYQLLRSVCKHLQDSSQSSSPVTPSISSEHLLKISKESVANHNFPEKTDMADRIQIPDEAPCKQQQQVATQQKAEQTTKSLRSWRTQLCHLNTIIIIYLFLVVLLLCSSGYIGLRIIQLEEQLTSMQSWPELDLQHQYKAS from the exons ATGGCGAAGCTGGGAATCGCCCCGCGCAGTAACAGCCTCACCTTGCCCGAAATCAG CTGCATCCCTGACATGTctggaaaaaacagaaagagcaaaaagaaggtgTCAGAGCAGAAAAAGTCCTACAGCCTGGAGGAATTTGTGGCCGAGGGGCTCCGAAACAAACACCGTGCACGTTTGACTCG ATCTAAAACGTATGATGCGTCTGTCTCCAAAGAGGCTGAGAGGGACTCTGTTTCTGTCCAGGGCAGGACCTCTGTCTCTGAT CTGATGAAGCATGCCATGAATTTCCGCCGTGTCTTTAAAGATCTCTCTGAAGAGGGGGAACTCGTAGAAA CATTTTCGTGTGCCTGGCAACGGGAGATGCCTTATTATGGCCGCCTGTACATCTCTTGCTGTCATCTCTGCTTCTACTGTAGCATGCTTCGACGGGAAGTTAAG GTTATCATTCCAGTGCCAAACATCAGTGTCCTAAAGAAGGCCAACACAGTCTTGTTGGTACCCAACGCCATCTGCATCCGTACAACTGAAGGAAAGAAG TTTGTGTTTGGATCCATCCGGTCACGGGAAAGTGCCTACCAGCTCCTGCGCTCTGTTTGTAAACACCTCCAG GACAGCAGTCAGAGCAGCAGTCCAGTTACACCTTCCATCAGCTCAGAGCATCTTCTGAAG ATCTCTAAGGAATCAGTTGCAAATCACAATTTTCCAGAGAAAACAG ATATGGCAGACAGGATCCAGATACCAGATGAAGCACCTTGCAAGCAGCAACAGCAAGTGGCAACACAGCAAA AGGCAGAGCAGACTACGAAGTCATTAAGAAGCTGGAGGACTCAGCTCTGCCATCTCAACACTATAATTATTATCTACCTCTTCTT GGTTGTTCTCTTACTTTGTTCTTCGGGCTACATTGGTCTGCGTATTATCCAGCTGGAAGAACAACTGAC
- the LOC134488350 gene encoding GRAM domain-containing protein 2A-like isoform X2: MEDGQPTGDSASASPSQLCIPDMSGKNRKSKKKVSEQKKSYSLEEFVAEGLRNKHRARLTRSKTYDASVSKEAERDSVSVQGRTSVSDLMKHAMNFRRVFKDLSEEGELVETFSCAWQREMPYYGRLYISCCHLCFYCSMLRREVKVIIPVPNISVLKKANTVLLVPNAICIRTTEGKKFVFGSIRSRESAYQLLRSVCKHLQDSSQSSSPVTPSISSEHLLKVPLVSISISKESVANHNFPEKTDMADRIQIPDEAPCKQQQQVATQQKAEQTTKSLRSWRTQLCHLNTIIIIYLFLVVLLLCSSGYIGLRIIQLEEQLTSMQSWPELDLQHQYKAS; this comes from the exons ATGGAGGATGGCCAGCCCACCGGAGACTCTGCCTCGGCATCACCAAGCCAGCT CTGCATCCCTGACATGTctggaaaaaacagaaagagcaaaaagaaggtgTCAGAGCAGAAAAAGTCCTACAGCCTGGAGGAATTTGTGGCCGAGGGGCTCCGAAACAAACACCGTGCACGTTTGACTCG ATCTAAAACGTATGATGCGTCTGTCTCCAAAGAGGCTGAGAGGGACTCTGTTTCTGTCCAGGGCAGGACCTCTGTCTCTGAT CTGATGAAGCATGCCATGAATTTCCGCCGTGTCTTTAAAGATCTCTCTGAAGAGGGGGAACTCGTAGAAA CATTTTCGTGTGCCTGGCAACGGGAGATGCCTTATTATGGCCGCCTGTACATCTCTTGCTGTCATCTCTGCTTCTACTGTAGCATGCTTCGACGGGAAGTTAAG GTTATCATTCCAGTGCCAAACATCAGTGTCCTAAAGAAGGCCAACACAGTCTTGTTGGTACCCAACGCCATCTGCATCCGTACAACTGAAGGAAAGAAG TTTGTGTTTGGATCCATCCGGTCACGGGAAAGTGCCTACCAGCTCCTGCGCTCTGTTTGTAAACACCTCCAG GACAGCAGTCAGAGCAGCAGTCCAGTTACACCTTCCATCAGCTCAGAGCATCTTCTGAAGGTACCCCTGGTGAGCATTTCT ATCTCTAAGGAATCAGTTGCAAATCACAATTTTCCAGAGAAAACAG ATATGGCAGACAGGATCCAGATACCAGATGAAGCACCTTGCAAGCAGCAACAGCAAGTGGCAACACAGCAAA AGGCAGAGCAGACTACGAAGTCATTAAGAAGCTGGAGGACTCAGCTCTGCCATCTCAACACTATAATTATTATCTACCTCTTCTT GGTTGTTCTCTTACTTTGTTCTTCGGGCTACATTGGTCTGCGTATTATCCAGCTGGAAGAACAACTGAC
- the LOC134488350 gene encoding GRAM domain-containing protein 2A-like isoform X3 gives MAKLGIAPRSNSLTLPEISCIPDMSGKNRKSKKKVSEQKKSYSLEEFVAEGLRNKHRARLTRSKTYDASVSKEAERDSVSVQGRTSVSDLMKHAMNFRRVFKDLSEEGELVETFSCAWQREMPYYGRLYISCCHLCFYCSMLRREVKVIIPVPNISVLKKANTVLLVPNAICIRTTEGKKFVFGSIRSRESAYQLLRSVCKHLQDSSQSSSPVTPSISSEHLLKVPLISKESVANHNFPEKTDMADRIQIPDEAPCKQQQQVATQQKAEQTTKSLRSWRTQLCHLNTIIIIYLFLVVLLLCSSGYIGLRIIQLEEQLTSMQSWPELDLQHQYKAS, from the exons ATGGCGAAGCTGGGAATCGCCCCGCGCAGTAACAGCCTCACCTTGCCCGAAATCAG CTGCATCCCTGACATGTctggaaaaaacagaaagagcaaaaagaaggtgTCAGAGCAGAAAAAGTCCTACAGCCTGGAGGAATTTGTGGCCGAGGGGCTCCGAAACAAACACCGTGCACGTTTGACTCG ATCTAAAACGTATGATGCGTCTGTCTCCAAAGAGGCTGAGAGGGACTCTGTTTCTGTCCAGGGCAGGACCTCTGTCTCTGAT CTGATGAAGCATGCCATGAATTTCCGCCGTGTCTTTAAAGATCTCTCTGAAGAGGGGGAACTCGTAGAAA CATTTTCGTGTGCCTGGCAACGGGAGATGCCTTATTATGGCCGCCTGTACATCTCTTGCTGTCATCTCTGCTTCTACTGTAGCATGCTTCGACGGGAAGTTAAG GTTATCATTCCAGTGCCAAACATCAGTGTCCTAAAGAAGGCCAACACAGTCTTGTTGGTACCCAACGCCATCTGCATCCGTACAACTGAAGGAAAGAAG TTTGTGTTTGGATCCATCCGGTCACGGGAAAGTGCCTACCAGCTCCTGCGCTCTGTTTGTAAACACCTCCAG GACAGCAGTCAGAGCAGCAGTCCAGTTACACCTTCCATCAGCTCAGAGCATCTTCTGAAGGTACCCCTG ATCTCTAAGGAATCAGTTGCAAATCACAATTTTCCAGAGAAAACAG ATATGGCAGACAGGATCCAGATACCAGATGAAGCACCTTGCAAGCAGCAACAGCAAGTGGCAACACAGCAAA AGGCAGAGCAGACTACGAAGTCATTAAGAAGCTGGAGGACTCAGCTCTGCCATCTCAACACTATAATTATTATCTACCTCTTCTT GGTTGTTCTCTTACTTTGTTCTTCGGGCTACATTGGTCTGCGTATTATCCAGCTGGAAGAACAACTGAC